In Dyadobacter subterraneus, a single genomic region encodes these proteins:
- a CDS encoding DJ-1/PfpI family protein gives MKLAGKKIGILFEADYFENEIFYYKYRFPEEGAEIHFLSRLWGNDKITFTGHEYKVPMDCWESFENMSDEELRSYSAIIVPSGMVSDRLRYTEDVEKIPPATEFLKRAFAEESILKGIICHGLWLTAPATELVKGKKLVCHNNLIGDAKAYGAIYTNEDVVVDGDLVTGRSGGHAHLFAKKIIEILSESTKY, from the coding sequence ATGAAACTTGCCGGCAAAAAAATCGGAATTCTCTTTGAAGCCGATTACTTCGAAAACGAAATTTTCTACTATAAATACCGCTTTCCGGAAGAAGGCGCCGAGATCCATTTTTTGTCGCGGCTTTGGGGAAATGACAAAATAACTTTTACCGGCCACGAGTACAAAGTGCCGATGGACTGCTGGGAATCTTTTGAAAATATGAGCGACGAAGAATTACGCAGTTACAGTGCGATCATCGTTCCCTCGGGTATGGTTTCCGACCGTCTTCGCTATACTGAGGACGTAGAAAAAATTCCACCTGCTACCGAATTTCTTAAACGCGCTTTTGCAGAAGAAAGCATTTTAAAAGGAATAATCTGTCACGGTTTGTGGCTCACGGCGCCTGCTACGGAACTGGTAAAAGGCAAAAAACTGGTTTGTCATAACAACCTGATCGGTGATGCAAAAGCATATGGAGCGATTTACACCAACGAAGATGTGGTCGTTGACGGTGACTTGGTAACAGGCCGTTCCGGCGGACACGCGCATCTGTTTGCGAAGAAAATTATTGAGATTTTATCTGAATCGACAAAATATTGA
- a CDS encoding ATP-binding protein: METRSFPGNVDSLDPLRDYIGALAQQAGLSKKSTYNLKVAIDEIATNIILYGYESEKIDGTYRLLSEVTENELIVILEDDAKPFNPLENELPGALDLSLPLEEREIGGLGIFLTVNGVDDFSYDFSTGKNRNKFIMKKA; the protein is encoded by the coding sequence ATGGAAACCAGAAGTTTTCCGGGTAATGTCGATTCTCTGGATCCCTTGCGGGACTACATAGGAGCGCTTGCGCAACAGGCAGGATTATCCAAAAAATCTACCTATAATCTTAAAGTGGCAATCGACGAAATTGCCACCAATATCATCTTGTATGGTTACGAAAGTGAGAAGATTGACGGGACTTACCGGTTGCTGAGCGAAGTCACGGAAAACGAGTTGATCGTCATTCTGGAAGACGATGCCAAGCCATTTAATCCACTGGAAAATGAATTGCCCGGAGCGCTTGATCTTTCTCTTCCGCTGGAAGAAAGAGAAATAGGCGGGTTGGGTATTTTTCTGACTGTCAATGGGGTAGATGATTTTTCTTACGATTTCTCGACAGGAAAAAATCGGAATAAATTTATAATGAAAAAAGCGTAA
- a CDS encoding AGE family epimerase/isomerase has protein sequence MNIDFTFSDTIAGYVYAFSPQERWFLLETSDNRKFKVNLIPSTYARGTRNLTEGWQNPGEIDTFLATNGQYVFAYGTFYPNAGQDSATFEAQQLVFPGNEPSKYRHEEQNWWIEQISSIATSYLKWQFNYPQDEINYKNYRTMLHLGGSKKGDYLQETDTISRMVYGFASAYLLTGKEEFLEGAELGTEYLRDHMRFFDQDDDLVYWYHGLKVEGQKETKLLTSEFGDDLDSLPMYEQIYALAGPTQTYRITGDPKIRFDIDKTIDLFEKYFKDQNGEGYFSHLDPISLDAHEESLAHNRARKNWNSVGDHAPAYLINLYLATGEKKHADFLEYTFDTITKHFPDYENSPFVQEKFFEDWSKDQTWGWQQNRAVVGHNLKIAWNLIRQQSLTPKDEYLAFAKKIAELMPAAGSDQQRGGWYDVVERVAKTGGKHQFVWHDRKAWWQQEQAILAYLIMYGVLGDEDYKKYARESAAFYNAFFLDTDDGGVYFNVFSNGMPYLLGTERFKGSHSMSAYHSTELCYLSAVYINLLITKEPTYFYFKPYPGGFKDNILRVSPDILPQGSIYISEVFIDDVPYTNFDAQALTVTLPESDKAVRVKVQISPAK, from the coding sequence ATGAATATAGACTTCACCTTTTCAGACACCATTGCGGGCTATGTGTATGCCTTCAGTCCACAGGAACGCTGGTTTCTTTTAGAAACTTCCGATAATAGAAAATTCAAGGTAAACCTGATTCCTTCTACTTATGCGCGCGGAACCCGTAACCTGACCGAAGGATGGCAAAATCCGGGCGAAATTGATACTTTCCTCGCTACAAACGGGCAGTATGTTTTTGCGTACGGTACTTTCTATCCAAACGCAGGCCAGGATTCTGCAACTTTTGAGGCGCAGCAACTGGTGTTCCCGGGAAATGAGCCTTCGAAGTATCGTCACGAAGAACAAAACTGGTGGATTGAGCAAATTAGTTCTATCGCTACGAGTTATTTGAAATGGCAGTTCAACTATCCACAAGACGAAATTAATTACAAGAACTACCGCACGATGCTACATCTGGGTGGTTCGAAAAAAGGAGATTATCTTCAGGAAACGGACACAATTTCCCGTATGGTCTACGGTTTCGCTTCGGCATATTTGCTGACCGGAAAAGAAGAATTTCTTGAAGGTGCAGAACTGGGTACGGAATATCTTCGTGACCACATGCGTTTCTTTGACCAGGACGACGATCTTGTTTACTGGTATCACGGTTTGAAAGTTGAAGGTCAAAAAGAAACCAAACTTCTGACTTCTGAATTTGGTGATGACCTGGATTCGCTTCCTATGTATGAGCAGATTTACGCACTGGCCGGCCCTACGCAGACATACCGCATCACGGGAGATCCAAAAATCCGTTTTGACATTGACAAAACGATTGATCTTTTTGAAAAATATTTCAAAGATCAGAATGGGGAAGGTTATTTCTCTCATCTTGACCCGATTTCTCTGGACGCACACGAAGAGTCGCTGGCTCATAACCGTGCACGTAAAAACTGGAACTCGGTTGGTGATCACGCGCCGGCGTATTTGATCAATTTGTATCTGGCAACGGGCGAGAAAAAACATGCTGATTTCCTTGAATACACCTTCGATACAATCACAAAACATTTCCCGGATTACGAAAACAGCCCATTTGTTCAGGAGAAATTCTTTGAAGATTGGAGCAAAGACCAAACCTGGGGATGGCAGCAAAACCGTGCGGTAGTAGGCCACAACCTGAAAATTGCATGGAATTTGATCCGTCAGCAATCCTTGACACCAAAAGACGAATACCTTGCTTTTGCCAAAAAAATCGCAGAATTGATGCCGGCTGCTGGTTCAGATCAGCAACGTGGCGGTTGGTATGATGTGGTGGAACGGGTTGCTAAAACCGGTGGAAAACACCAGTTCGTATGGCACGACCGCAAGGCATGGTGGCAGCAGGAACAGGCGATTTTGGCTTACCTGATCATGTACGGTGTTCTTGGTGATGAAGACTACAAAAAATACGCCCGTGAATCCGCTGCTTTCTACAATGCTTTCTTCCTGGATACAGACGATGGCGGTGTATATTTCAACGTATTCTCAAATGGTATGCCATACCTGCTTGGAACAGAACGTTTCAAAGGAAGTCACTCGATGAGCGCGTATCACAGTACTGAATTGTGCTATCTGTCAGCAGTTTATATCAATTTGCTGATCACAAAAGAGCCGACTTATTTCTACTTCAAGCCGTATCCGGGTGGATTTAAAGATAATATCCTTCGCGTTTCGCCGGATATTCTGCCACAGGGAAGTATCTACATCAGCGAAGTATTTATTGACGACGTTCCATACACAAATTTCGATGCCCAGGCGCTGACAGTAACGCTGCCGGAATCCGACAAAGCCGTACGTGTGAAAGTACAGATCAGCCCTGCCAAGTAG
- a CDS encoding GMC family oxidoreductase, translated as MDSDSKYDYIIVGAGAAGSVLANRLSANPANKVLLVEAGSADQNPAIKDPGGFVSLWFSELDWALKTTNQPGLADRSIVINQGKVLGGSSSINAMMYVRGNPGNFEAWKAQGADGWGYDDLLPYFIKLENFENGASELHGTGGELSIRDCPDDVMRSEHFLKGAMELGYDGPNWDYNGARQENGAGLIQFHITENDKRASGASAFIDPVFDRENLTILTGCQTTKIIIENGTAIGIEYIISGIKNQVFVSREVIISAGALASPKLLLLSGIGPAAELEALDIEVVADLPGVGKNLQDHLQLPMVFRSKIEMPQTTLLTGNVLFVNTKKDGGLVDLQLNFTPSLPGPLAPLLPDFGGPICIFLPILVQPESRGEVTLTSKDPLEPAIINPHYLEKEADVEVLRNAVELVRNLATTPAFQELSGGEMAPGEADVTDYIRSQSSTLWHPAGTCRIGKDSLAVVDPKLKVHGIIGLRVADASVMPTVTSGNTVASSFVIGAKAADMILEDHLND; from the coding sequence ATGGATTCTGATTCTAAATACGATTATATCATTGTAGGCGCTGGTGCTGCCGGAAGTGTGCTGGCGAATCGGCTGAGCGCAAATCCGGCCAATAAAGTTCTGCTTGTAGAAGCGGGAAGTGCAGATCAAAATCCTGCGATTAAAGATCCCGGTGGCTTTGTAAGTCTGTGGTTTTCGGAACTGGATTGGGCGCTAAAAACTACAAACCAGCCTGGATTAGCTGATCGTTCGATTGTTATTAATCAGGGAAAAGTGTTGGGAGGAAGTTCTTCTATTAACGCCATGATGTACGTCCGTGGCAATCCCGGAAACTTTGAAGCCTGGAAAGCTCAGGGGGCAGATGGCTGGGGTTATGATGATCTTTTGCCCTATTTTATTAAACTTGAAAATTTCGAAAACGGTGCTTCGGAATTGCACGGAACCGGCGGAGAATTATCCATTCGTGATTGTCCTGATGATGTAATGCGCTCTGAACATTTTCTGAAAGGTGCGATGGAACTTGGTTACGACGGACCGAATTGGGATTACAACGGAGCTCGTCAGGAAAATGGTGCAGGTTTGATTCAATTTCATATCACAGAAAATGACAAACGTGCAAGCGGTGCCTCAGCTTTTATAGATCCGGTTTTTGATCGCGAAAATTTAACGATACTAACAGGTTGCCAGACGACTAAAATTATCATTGAAAATGGTACTGCCATAGGAATTGAATACATTATCAGTGGAATAAAAAATCAGGTTTTTGTTTCGAGAGAAGTGATTATTTCAGCCGGTGCGCTTGCGTCTCCTAAACTGTTATTATTATCAGGAATCGGGCCTGCTGCTGAATTGGAAGCCCTGGATATTGAAGTAGTGGCAGATCTTCCCGGCGTTGGAAAAAATCTTCAGGATCATTTGCAGCTTCCTATGGTTTTTCGTTCCAAAATTGAAATGCCGCAAACGACGCTTTTGACGGGAAATGTCCTTTTTGTCAATACAAAAAAAGATGGCGGACTGGTTGATTTACAGCTGAATTTTACACCAAGTTTACCCGGACCACTGGCCCCATTATTACCAGATTTTGGCGGACCGATCTGTATTTTTCTTCCGATTCTGGTTCAGCCGGAAAGCAGGGGGGAAGTGACATTAACATCAAAAGATCCGCTGGAACCAGCGATTATCAACCCACATTATCTTGAAAAAGAAGCGGATGTTGAAGTGTTGAGAAACGCGGTTGAACTGGTTCGAAATCTCGCCACGACACCTGCATTTCAGGAATTGAGTGGTGGTGAAATGGCTCCGGGCGAAGCAGACGTCACGGATTATATCCGTTCGCAAAGCTCCACCTTATGGCATCCTGCCGGCACTTGCCGTATTGGAAAGGACTCACTTGCAGTCGTTGATCCAAAACTTAAAGTGCATGGAATAATTGGCTTACGCGTTGCAGATGCTTCCGTAATGCCGACCGTAACCAGCGGAAATACAGTAGCTTCCAGTTTTGTCATCGGTGCAAAAGCGGCTGACATGATCCTTGAAGACCATTTAAATGATTAG
- a CDS encoding VOC family protein — protein sequence METSFFHLAVTVKNLAKFEAFYAKHFGFRRARVISLGDDAELVFLKNDHGFYFEVFPPEENRPCPMAEADGPHYPGLRHFAFSVDDVEGKLEEMGSDAVVTLGPLHFDDVIPGWKTVWLKDPEGNIIEITQGYKDQEDLA from the coding sequence ATGGAAACATCCTTTTTTCATTTGGCGGTGACGGTAAAAAATCTCGCAAAATTTGAAGCCTTTTACGCAAAACATTTTGGTTTCAGAAGAGCCAGAGTGATCAGTCTGGGAGACGATGCCGAGCTCGTTTTTCTAAAAAATGATCACGGCTTTTATTTCGAAGTTTTTCCTCCCGAAGAAAACCGTCCATGCCCGATGGCAGAAGCAGACGGTCCGCATTATCCAGGTCTTCGTCACTTCGCTTTTAGTGTCGATGATGTTGAAGGAAAACTGGAAGAAATGGGTTCTGACGCGGTTGTAACGCTTGGTCCGCTACATTTTGACGACGTGATTCCGGGTTGGAAAACCGTTTGGCTGAAAGATCCCGAAGGCAATATCATTGAAATCACGCAGGGTTATAAAGATCAGGAAGACCTTGCCTGA
- a CDS encoding STAS domain-containing protein, giving the protein MKVTIKDFDDIAVVEVEGNIDSKTAPEFERNTKVATDKSSIIAIDLTAVEFMSSAGLRVLLMLYRNVKAKNGKVVLVGVSEEIQDVMSMTGFINFFKIVEKQDEALSFLKQD; this is encoded by the coding sequence ATGAAAGTTACAATTAAAGACTTCGACGACATCGCTGTCGTCGAAGTAGAAGGCAACATTGATAGTAAAACGGCGCCGGAATTTGAACGCAACACCAAAGTTGCAACAGATAAATCAAGCATAATCGCGATTGATCTGACAGCGGTTGAATTTATGTCCAGCGCTGGTCTGCGGGTACTTCTGATGCTTTACAGAAACGTAAAAGCGAAAAACGGAAAAGTGGTTTTAGTAGGTGTTTCCGAAGAAATTCAGGATGTGATGTCGATGACCGGGTTTATCAACTTTTTCAAAATCGTTGAAAAACAGGATGAGGCACTTTCCTTTTTAAAACAGGATTAG
- the glgX gene encoding glycogen debranching protein GlgX, with protein MATDIRIDYYPTHEQEGIKFRRGHVLPFGATMVPNGINFSIYSSEAIDCTLVLFERGESAPFAEIRFPEEFRTGNVYSMIVFDLDYERLEYGYRMDGPFNPEKGHRFDKNIILSDPYAKAIGGRDTWLAKPNWDDIYPYRSRLVFEDFDWENDHPLETPIEDLVIYEMHVRGFTQHPSSEVKNPGTFAAIRSKIAYLKELGINCVELMPIYEFDEWENSKENPVTGGLIVNFWGYSTVNFFSPKAGYAATGKFGMQVDELKTLIKELHKNGIEVMLDVVFNHTAEGDHRGHTISFRGIDNKTYYMLTPEGYYFNFSGTGNTLNCNNPVVRNMVLDCLRYWAADYHIDGFRFDLAAILGRDQNGAPLSNPPLLESLAHDPILAKCKLVAEAWDAGGLYQVGSFPAYGRWAEWNGKYRDGIRKFLKGDDGLVGKMAQLVQGSPDLYYYRGPTASINFIACHDGFTLYDLFAYNEKHNIANGENNNDGGNDNDSWNHGVEGETEDVGINQLRHRQIKNALSILMVSQGVPMILSGDEMGVTKFGNNNTYCHDNELNWTDWGLLKKNADIYNFARHILRFRRAHPVLRSATHFQHRDYVGSGFPDISFHGTQAWKPDYSDSSKCLAFMLDGAHAKNGSIKDDMIYVAMNTYWDALYYELPVLSAGRNWYLAVNTSMPSGEDIFEIGKEPILSEQGRFLVGGRSTVILVGK; from the coding sequence ATGGCGACAGACATACGCATAGACTATTATCCAACCCACGAACAGGAAGGAATAAAATTCAGGAGAGGTCACGTGCTTCCGTTTGGAGCTACGATGGTTCCAAATGGTATCAATTTCAGTATTTATTCCAGTGAAGCGATTGATTGTACGCTGGTTTTATTTGAAAGAGGAGAATCTGCACCATTTGCTGAAATCCGTTTTCCTGAGGAATTCCGCACAGGAAATGTGTATTCGATGATTGTTTTTGATCTGGATTATGAAAGACTGGAATACGGTTACCGTATGGACGGTCCTTTCAATCCTGAAAAAGGACATCGGTTCGACAAAAACATTATCCTGAGTGATCCTTATGCAAAAGCCATTGGCGGACGAGATACCTGGCTGGCAAAACCTAACTGGGATGATATTTATCCTTACCGTTCGCGTCTTGTTTTTGAAGATTTCGACTGGGAGAATGATCACCCGCTGGAAACGCCGATTGAAGATCTTGTGATCTACGAAATGCACGTAAGAGGTTTTACGCAGCACCCGTCTTCGGAAGTTAAAAACCCGGGCACATTCGCAGCCATCCGCAGTAAAATTGCATATCTGAAAGAACTGGGTATCAACTGTGTTGAGCTCATGCCGATCTATGAATTTGATGAATGGGAAAACAGTAAGGAAAATCCGGTAACAGGCGGTTTGATCGTCAATTTTTGGGGTTACAGTACTGTGAATTTCTTTTCTCCAAAAGCAGGTTATGCCGCTACCGGAAAGTTTGGAATGCAGGTTGATGAGTTGAAAACGCTGATCAAGGAATTGCATAAAAACGGTATTGAAGTAATGCTGGACGTGGTATTTAATCATACTGCCGAAGGTGATCACCGCGGACATACCATTTCTTTCCGTGGCATTGACAACAAAACCTATTACATGCTGACGCCGGAAGGTTATTATTTCAACTTTTCCGGAACAGGAAATACATTGAATTGTAACAATCCGGTTGTAAGAAATATGGTACTCGATTGTCTGCGTTACTGGGCTGCCGATTACCACATTGATGGCTTCCGTTTTGACCTTGCAGCTATTCTTGGTCGTGATCAGAATGGTGCGCCGCTTAGCAATCCGCCGCTTTTGGAATCACTGGCACATGATCCTATTCTGGCCAAATGTAAACTGGTCGCTGAGGCCTGGGATGCAGGCGGACTTTATCAGGTTGGATCGTTTCCTGCCTATGGCCGTTGGGCTGAATGGAATGGAAAATACCGCGACGGAATCCGTAAATTCCTGAAAGGTGATGACGGATTGGTTGGCAAAATGGCGCAGCTCGTTCAGGGTTCTCCTGATCTTTACTACTACCGCGGACCAACAGCCAGTATTAACTTTATTGCCTGTCATGATGGTTTTACTTTGTACGATCTTTTCGCTTACAATGAAAAACACAACATCGCCAACGGCGAAAATAATAATGACGGCGGAAACGATAATGATTCCTGGAATCACGGTGTAGAAGGCGAAACCGAAGATGTAGGTATCAATCAGCTTCGTCACCGCCAGATCAAAAATGCACTTTCCATTCTGATGGTTAGTCAGGGTGTGCCGATGATTCTTTCAGGAGATGAAATGGGTGTAACAAAATTTGGTAATAACAATACCTATTGCCACGATAACGAACTGAACTGGACGGATTGGGGATTGCTAAAAAAGAACGCGGATATTTACAATTTTGCCCGTCACATTTTGCGGTTCAGAAGGGCGCATCCGGTGCTAAGAAGTGCCACCCATTTCCAGCACAGGGATTATGTTGGCAGCGGATTTCCGGATATCAGTTTCCACGGAACACAAGCCTGGAAACCGGATTATTCTGATTCGAGCAAATGCCTTGCGTTTATGCTGGATGGTGCGCATGCGAAAAACGGCAGTATTAAAGATGATATGATCTACGTCGCGATGAACACGTATTGGGATGCTCTTTATTACGAGTTGCCTGTACTTTCTGCGGGTAGAAACTGGTATCTGGCAGTCAATACAAGCATGCCGTCAGGTGAGGATATTTTCGAAATTGGAAAAGAACCAATCCTGAGCGAACAAGGCAGATTCCTGGTTGGCGGCAGATCGACAGTAATTCTTGTAGGCAAATGA
- a CDS encoding anti-sigma factor antagonist (This anti-anti-sigma factor, or anti-sigma factor antagonist, belongs to a family that includes characterized members SpoIIAA, RsbV, RsfA, and RsfB.) — protein sequence MAFKIDSVVAEPVATLTLVGELDSLSARVFQTEIEKLSTKSISTLVLDMEKLDFMSSAGLRVLIFSKQKIGVGLSIYIVKPQELIVDTLEKTGLHHSVTIVDQYPV from the coding sequence ATGGCTTTCAAAATAGATTCTGTTGTAGCTGAACCGGTAGCAACGTTAACACTGGTAGGAGAGCTTGACTCACTGTCAGCCCGGGTTTTTCAAACGGAAATTGAAAAACTTTCAACCAAATCGATATCAACATTGGTATTGGACATGGAAAAGCTTGATTTTATGTCATCGGCCGGCCTTCGGGTACTTATTTTTTCTAAACAAAAAATAGGTGTCGGCCTTAGCATTTATATCGTAAAACCACAAGAATTAATCGTTGACACGCTTGAAAAAACGGGTCTGCACCATAGCGTAACAATTGTTGATCAATATCCTGTATAG
- a CDS encoding nuclear transport factor 2 family protein, producing MKNVPDTKLGKMYKEHIQHILDKNIEALLDQYTDDATLISSFSKSPVIYQGREQVKEHMQGILGIDGLETDIVFWAETENPETLMITEQITMTAGGAKSEMRFADSWVLKDGKIAIHFAGMVQHPDGTLA from the coding sequence ATGAAAAACGTACCAGATACCAAATTGGGAAAAATGTACAAGGAGCACATTCAGCATATTCTGGACAAGAATATTGAAGCGCTTTTGGACCAATATACAGATGATGCCACGCTGATCAGCAGCTTTTCGAAATCTCCGGTAATTTATCAGGGAAGAGAGCAGGTGAAAGAACATATGCAGGGAATTTTAGGAATTGACGGTCTGGAAACAGATATCGTTTTTTGGGCTGAAACGGAAAACCCTGAAACATTGATGATCACAGAACAGATCACAATGACTGCCGGAGGAGCGAAAAGTGAAATGCGTTTTGCAGATAGCTGGGTTTTGAAAGACGGGAAAATCGCCATTCACTTTGCTGGTATGGTGCAGCATCCGGACGGAACTTTGGCTTAA
- a CDS encoding thiamine pyrophosphate-binding protein translates to MAGKTGNQKIIEQFLADGMDHMFGNPGTVEQGFLDALAEYPEMKYILTLQETIAVMAGDGYARATQKPTLVQLHSSPGIGNAVGAIYQAKRGHAPLVVIGSDAGVKYLNMDAQMANDLVGMMAPVTKFSTMVTSSKSVLRTLRRAIKIASTPPMGPVYVCLPMDILDEINDEPVFPTSIPSTRVAPANELIIQTAEILLAAKKPVIFVGDGVAYSNAIPELTKVSELLGAEVYGVEFGDLVMDNTHPLYQGSTGHMFGEFSLPITQKGDANLIVGTYMMPEVFPGLDDIYAPDAQVIHIDLNAYEIAKNHRVDLGIVSDPKLSLKELADAIEELITDEQKETAAARVKEIGDLKAEKLAKEKKADLEQVGKSPLHMSQFASVLAEKLTADAIIFDEALTNSPPVTRYIPPTIPGHYFATRGGSLGVGFPGAIGAKMANPDKTVIGFSGDGGSMYTIQALWSAVRHNTGAKFVVCNNGSYKLLQLNIDVYWKEREIQGHNQPLPFDLSYPAIRFDLLAQSLGVDAVRVEKEEDIPAAIDRMLADDKPFLIDLVLEGNYKTDWVITNCAQ, encoded by the coding sequence ATGGCTGGTAAAACCGGAAATCAGAAAATTATTGAACAATTCCTGGCTGACGGCATGGATCACATGTTCGGAAATCCCGGTACGGTGGAGCAAGGTTTCCTTGACGCACTGGCCGAATATCCGGAAATGAAATATATCCTAACTCTTCAGGAAACTATTGCGGTGATGGCTGGTGACGGATATGCGCGTGCAACGCAGAAACCGACTTTGGTTCAGCTGCACAGCTCGCCCGGAATCGGAAATGCAGTCGGAGCAATTTATCAGGCAAAACGTGGTCATGCACCGCTTGTCGTAATAGGCTCAGATGCAGGGGTGAAATACCTTAACATGGACGCGCAAATGGCCAATGACCTGGTCGGTATGATGGCGCCGGTAACGAAATTTTCAACGATGGTAACGTCTTCAAAATCCGTTTTGCGGACGTTGAGAAGAGCGATAAAAATCGCTTCAACACCACCGATGGGACCGGTTTATGTTTGTCTGCCAATGGATATTCTGGATGAAATAAATGATGAACCGGTTTTCCCTACATCAATCCCTTCAACCCGCGTAGCACCAGCTAATGAGCTTATCATACAGACAGCTGAAATATTGCTCGCAGCGAAAAAACCAGTGATTTTCGTAGGCGATGGTGTGGCCTATTCAAATGCAATTCCTGAACTTACAAAAGTATCGGAACTGCTTGGTGCAGAAGTGTACGGCGTAGAATTTGGTGATCTGGTTATGGACAATACACATCCGCTTTACCAGGGATCTACGGGTCATATGTTTGGAGAATTCAGTTTGCCAATTACCCAAAAAGGTGACGCAAATCTTATTGTAGGGACCTATATGATGCCGGAAGTCTTTCCGGGTTTGGACGATATTTACGCCCCTGACGCGCAGGTAATTCATATTGATTTAAACGCTTACGAAATTGCCAAAAACCACCGTGTTGATCTAGGCATTGTAAGTGATCCTAAACTTTCGCTGAAAGAATTGGCGGATGCCATTGAAGAACTTATAACCGACGAACAGAAAGAAACAGCTGCGGCAAGAGTTAAAGAAATCGGTGATTTGAAAGCTGAAAAATTGGCAAAAGAAAAGAAAGCTGATTTGGAACAGGTTGGGAAATCGCCACTTCATATGTCTCAGTTTGCCTCGGTACTGGCAGAGAAATTAACAGCCGATGCGATCATTTTTGATGAAGCACTAACGAATTCTCCGCCGGTAACCCGATACATTCCACCAACAATTCCAGGGCATTATTTCGCTACGCGTGGAGGTTCTCTTGGCGTAGGTTTTCCGGGAGCAATTGGTGCGAAAATGGCTAATCCGGATAAAACAGTAATAGGATTTTCCGGTGATGGCGGTAGCATGTATACTATTCAGGCACTTTGGTCTGCGGTGCGTCATAATACAGGTGCAAAGTTTGTGGTTTGTAATAACGGTTCTTACAAATTGCTTCAACTGAACATCGACGTTTATTGGAAAGAAAGAGAAATTCAGGGCCATAACCAGCCTTTGCCTTTTGACCTTTCCTATCCTGCAATTCGTTTTGATTTACTGGCTCAATCACTGGGTGTAGATGCTGTTCGAGTTGAAAAAGAAGAAGATATTCCGGCTGCGATTGATCGTATGCTGGCGGATGATAAGCCTTTTTTGATTGACCTGGTTCTGGAAGGAAATTATAAGACAGATTGGGTAATAACCAATTGCGCGCAATAA